ACACCTTACTGAAGGAGCGTCAGACACAGGGGGATTTTGTGGATTTTCAGGATTTCCTCGGCCGGGTGGCCATCGACCCGGCTGATATCCGCCTGCTGATCAAAGCCGGCTGTTTCGACGAACTGGAAGGGAAACAGCGCCGCCCGGCGTTGCTCTGGGAACTGCTCGCCCACCGCCGGACCGCTGCGACCGCGCAGGCCAGCCTGTTTGCCGCGCCGTCCCCGCCCCTTCCAATGCCGCCACCCTATGACGAGAAAACCGTCCTTGAGCAGGAGCAGGAAGCCCTCGGCATGCTGGTCTCCATCCATCCGCTGGTGCTCTACCCGGGTCCGGCTGGCGCGCCTCAACCCGGTCGACTCCAGTATGATGCTGCGCTGGACCGGCCGCCATGTCACCATGATCGGCTGGTGGGTCACGGGCAAAACCGTCCAGGATAAAAACGGCCGACCCATGGAGTTTGTCTCTTTTGAAGACCAGAGCGGCATCTATGACGCCACGTTCTTTCCGCAGGCCTATGCCCGCTTCTGTCGCAAGCTGACCAGGCGGCGCCCCTATGTGCTGAAAGGAAAGGTTGAAGAGGAGTTCGGCGTCCCCACCCTGACCGTGACCTGGATCGGTTTTTTGGAGGAAGTACCGGCAAAACCATCCGACCGCTCCGGAAAAGACCTACAATCAATGTAGAAACAGTGTTACAATCTCCAAAACAGCGTCTCAACATATTGAGATTAGTTGTCATCCGGAAACTTTGGATGGCAATCAAGAAGTTTTCAGATTGGAAACGAGCAGTTTTCCGTTGTGGCAAGAAAATCAAGGGCTTGCGCGGAGGCGTATATCGATACGCCGCACAAGGAAGTCCGTAGATTGACGTCGCTACAACGGAAAAAGCGCCGTTTCCGGATGAAAACGAGATAATATCGCTTTTCAATCCCTTAACAGACTTTTAAACAACAACCGACCGCTGAATCGCTTCATCCGCACTCCGGCACCTCGGTCATGCGGAGGTCGCTTCGCCACAATCGCTGCACCGGTCCCGGAAATAACCTGTTTCCAAACCGGCCAGCCCTGATCGACGGAGCAGTTATGGTTCGGAACAGCCGGAAAACCTTTTTAAGAGCAGCATTGGCCATATTACTGACCATCCTGCTGACAGCCTGCGCTGCGCCGAACCAGACCCGCCCCCAGGTTCATTTTGACGGCAACAACACCCAGGTGATCACCCTGACCCCCTATTATCTGCCCGACCCGCAGGAA
Above is a genomic segment from Pelobacter seleniigenes DSM 18267 containing:
- a CDS encoding OB-fold nucleic acid binding domain-containing protein, coding for MMLRWTGRHVTMIGWWVTGKTVQDKNGRPMEFVSFEDQSGIYDATFFPQAYARFCRKLTRRRPYVLKGKVEEEFGVPTLTVTWIGFLEEVPAKPSDRSGKDLQSM